From Triplophysa dalaica isolate WHDGS20190420 chromosome 24, ASM1584641v1, whole genome shotgun sequence:
ACCACGGCTGGTCTCTCAAGAACCCGTTTTCATGAGAGTCGAGGCAGTTTATGACCAGGTCAACTGGTGTGTCGGGCAAGTCTGAGGTtggggaaagaaaaaaaaaaggttgATAAGTGGATGGTCTGACCATGGTGTCTGATGTGGTTAGCAAAAAAGCCATTCATAAGGCGACATACACCTCCGCAAATGTTTAGAAGCGTTTCGTTATACCATGTGGATAGGGAGGGTGGGTGCAAAAAGTGCTCTTGCAATTCATAGGTGAACTTTATCACATCTAAACAGCATACAAGTGGGTGTCTGAGAGGAATGtatgagaaaaacagaaaccCACCGGAAGATCTTTTAAGCCCACAGTGGAGGGAAACTTTCATAAAAAATCCTACAAGTTAAACATAACGCAATAGTGCCTCACCTTTAACATTAGACACCAATTTGAACCCTGTCTTTCTAAAGAGGGCCAGCTCACTGGTAATGGCCTCCAACATCTTGACAAAGTTGGGCAGGAAAAGGATGACCTCTACTTCATGATTGGCCAAGTGGCGTCCGCAGCTGATGCCCTGAGCTCCCTGGACATGTGGTCCACACAGCAGGGCCACCGTGGGACGCTGGTGCACGTTCTTTGGGGTAAGTCTAAAATGAGAGATCCCACAAAATAACAATGATAACCAGACTCATTGAGGATTTTTTGATTATGCGTCGACTTGTAAAAGTCTAAAATCACACACTAACCTGTTTGGGCCTCCAAGTAACGTGAGGGCCATCTGACTAGTACACACACCGGTCATCTCAAGCCTGCGCTCCAGAGACAGGCCGTGGCTTTCTGCTGCTGCTAACAAACGCTTGTGTAATTCAAAAGAGATGCTGGGTACCACCAACCCTGAATCTGTCGAAATGGGAAACAGGCACGTTAGTTTACATGCTCACAATAAATGTGTCTATAGTGCCTATCTCAGATTCTCACCAGTGCTATACTCTTTTGTTCCGGGCTGAGGAACTGTGATCTGTCTGTAAACGACGGGCTTTGCTTCTATAATGTTCTCGTCGTGACGGTATCGCGATTGCGTCTGCTCCCCAGGCGTTCCTCGGGATCTCGCCCCATTGCCTCGTCGCTCTGAGGAGTCGATTTGCGAGAATACCGCCGCTTTGTCAAACAGCGCGAGGTTTCCCTCGAAGTCAAAGTCCTCGTCGGGAACGTCATCTTTGCAGTCTCCAAAACATTCATCGTCTTTATTCTTCATATGACCCCCATTCTTAAGACCCCCGTTCTTTTTGGGTGTGGCCTGATTTGGAGCTCTACTAGACGACCCTAGAAATATTTCATCTCaattcatttataaagcaaaattaaaaacaatcacagATCGGCAAATGtgctgtaaaatgttttaaatgcaaataaaacaacaacatacaaGAAACATCACATGTCATAACGTACGATGAAGCAAAAAGATACGTTTTTAACTTGTATCTAAAGAGTATAAAGTTTGTGCAGTTCTAATGTGGATAGGTAAACTGTTCCAGAGTTAAGGTGCAGCTAACGCAAAAGATCACCCCTTGATTTTGGAAGTAAGATCTAAGACTTCTACCCGGATGGTGTTCACATAGCAGATCAGAAAGATAAAGGGGGCAAGACcatttaaaaacaagcaaaagcaCTTGAAACTCAATTCTAGGGCGGACTGGAAGCCAATGTAAGGGCATTAAAACAGAAGCAATATGTTTGCGTTTACGAACACCAGTTAAAAGTCTTGCAAACGCCTTTTGGACAATTTGTAGTCTGGATATGAAGTTATTTATACCCAGATACAGTGAATTACAGTAGTCAGTAGAAAAGACATTAGCCAGCGCTCGTAATTggtaaaaacttgattttacaACTGAATTTAACAAAGGATTATTTCTCTTATAAAACAATTCAATTGCTACAAAAGGGGTGATATTTATTGGGTACAAGAAAAGACGTCAAAAATGCtgtcaatatattttaataactgtTTGATCAAATGGCGAATGTTAAAGGCAGTGTGTCCGATTTCTCTAAGCCGTttttgatgttcaaatcaccaaaacaaacacacccctacACCaaatctttcgctttcgtcagcgctcggctaatgtccgtcctgtgcaccttactgctgattggctacaggttgttttggtactcggcccgactcaGTTGTCTAGAGCATAATTGGGAAATCAtaatatgtatttgtaaaaaataaattgctgTACAAAACTAAAACAAGAACTGAAAACAGTTAACTTACAGGAGTTGTGTCTTCGTCTAAAGCCTTTACTTTGGACAGTCATGTCCATGTTACGGTCACCATAACTTTTAGAGTAATGTGGAACTGGAGAGACCCCCTCTTCCTGTGGTTTAGTCTCAGTTTTATTAGGTACTGTGACGGGAGCAATGTTTACTGGGACGCCTCCACCCTTGTCCTTACGTCCACCATGCTGTGTCGATGTGGAGTTGGGATCGGGGCCATTCTGTTTCGGAATATCATTGAGGTTCTTGTGGAAGTCCAGGATTTTAAGATCTTTGATGTCCATAGCACTATGAACCAGAGAGGGAGATAATATAGTATTTcttaattattgtattttgtaaataaaagtcCACTTATATTCTGAAAGTTATGCTGAATAATATGTACATAAtggaaaacagatttttttgctaTAAATAAGTTTAATTGATATTGGACCCACCGAACAACCATTAAGTACGGTTAAAATGTAAGCCAATCATAAGAGATAGgtaattctgtgaaaatgtcaaccttaccattaaaaaatacagtttttaccAACGGTCTTCACTTTGGTAACACCACAGATATTAAcattggtggttcaaatacccatgtgagatctctgatcgaatttgtaaagcattctttttatttttagtgcatgatttttcatagtcaggtgagtgccattttcaggattgtcacattcataacgATACTTATTCCTACtaaatggacacaaaaaaaattaaaatataataactattttatgttctataaagaggcatcccttctccgtTTATTGGGTGTTATTGCTTCAGGactgtgcattttatttcacaaaaatcCTACAAATATTGGCGCCTCCCAAAAAACGTGTCcgtttttttgtcacatccataatgcatgtttatttccctttttttaaatagaaaatttgtTCATATACTGACTTTTTTCAaaaagggtttagtaaaataaaacagatggttcaatatatttgtaacaaattcattctctgagcatttttatgtcacgtccataacgcaaaatgtcacgtccaaaACGTTGGAATTGCCCATATTTTTTATAGgtccttaaaaatgtaaaaaaggtcctttaaaatgtttctttaaaaaaaactatattacatATACTttgataaataaacattgaataaCATTTCCATTAAACTTcacaaatttttttattaaacataataaatcaaatgtgaGGATATGGCTCGTGTCATCTCaactaaatgatgaaaaataaataacagacaCGCTGTTTATCTTTTGATCATACGGTGAAAACTTTCACGGCCTACATTACAAATAAAAGCTTGCAAAGTGTTTACCTGAAGGTGACCTCAGGCACAGTGCACTTCACTCCATTGTGAAAGGGATGTCTGAGAGAGATGGTTTGACTGGTCTGATCTACTGAAGATACTTGTCCTTGATACACTCCTAGTGTTGGTCCACAGTGGATTGAAACAAGACTACCAACCCAGTCCGATGCCATTTCGACCAGCTGCAACGAGAGAAAAGCGTACACGCTGTTTTCAGTCTTCACGTGAATTAAGAAACACCCTTTAACGAGCTACATTAaggaaaacacataaaaaagtcGTATGTTGACTATTATCATATGAATAAATCAAGTTTCACACGCTACAGGCTAGCTTAGCCATCTAGGAAGACAAAACATAGCAATACCTTTTCTATCCGTGGCCGGTTTTGATAGACTAAGAAAGTGCGTTTCTTACCTGTTTTCAATTTTAAATCTAGTAGAAGATATGATTTAACAGTAAATTGTGATGAATTTTGATACACTCTAGTGAAGAGCTCGACTACGCGAACAGCTTCTTCTGTGAGATTCACTGAGCTAGTGTGGGTTTAAAAGTCGTGCCTACTGCCACCTACCTCACAACAGGTGCATTACATACGTTTGGAATGCACGTTGTTCATTACAGTTTAAATACTActgatttcaaaataaagtgattttaatgtttaaatattaattcaatACACAGTAAGCATGAATTTACTGACTTGTTGGTGGCTTTTGGTATAAAGAAGTCTATTTAAGGGGTCATTTTAGTAATTTGGCTTTACAGTATTACATGTGAGCTGAGAAGGTCAAAGCTAGTTAGGCATGGGCCATCGAAAAACATAATATTACCTAGGcctaaatttcattttttttaatttcattgtaAAGTAGCTGAATTATTCATTCCAGTTTAAGGGAAATGGTTCAGATTAGGAGTTTACCTATGTTTACATTCAACACTTAAGCAGACATTCATTCTGATtgatataaatttaaataaaatgcaatagtGTGTTAAAATGCAATAGTatgttatgaataaataaacaagaatcATTATCCCTTGATTAACAAAATcacataaattacatttcatagCTGTAAAAGTGGAATATTCTTACATTTGGATGAAACGCAAAACATACGCCCCTCTTGGTCTTCCGAACCAATCAACGATTGGTCAAGCGTCATGTTCCCGCCTCTCTAATGACGTCGCTATCATATGACAACACCACAACAAAAATGTCTGCCTGTTCCTCAGTGTGTTAACAGAGCTGTCATTTCCCAATTTATTATCGTTAGAAAATAGTAcgcatttgtttttacaaaatcgTTTtttaagcaaacagttcttatTCAAACAAACGATCATGGAGCCGACCGCATCTGGGATCTTCTGCAATAGGATGCTCAGCATGGTGAACTCTGAGGACGTGAACGCTATCATACAGGCTCAGAGACACATGTGGGTttgtaaaatgtcaaatatgttaACCTGCCTACATTGTGTAGGCTTTTGAATTGAACTAGATTCATAATTTCCAGGCTGGACCGGTTCGAAAAGACCAACGAGATGCTGATCAACTTCAACGGGCTGTCAAACGTTCGTTTACAACAGATGAATGAACATTTCCTAACGCACACCCGCACTTTAATCGAGATGAAGAAGGACTTGGACAGCATCTTTAGGCGAATAaggtattttttattgtttttttaatttgagaCGTTAGTTCAAGAAGAAAGATTCAGATTGTTATGCAAGCAGCGTGATTTTAAAGTCATATTGTATGAATTAATTATAGGACAACACTTACACAAATGTCCTAGATAACCTACTCTCACTATTATGTAGACTTTAGTAAAAGATGTTACACTTCATAAGTAAcatggttttaaaatgtttttctaggACTTTAAAGGGCAAAATTTCTAAGCAATATCCAGAGGCCTTTAGGAGTAAGTTGTTATTCTTCTTTATGCTTTATTACgtttttatctgttttctttttttgggggtTATACTTTACAATGATCATAGCAATTAGGAACACTATTTGATTTTTTGGCACATTGTTTCACAGACATCGATGAGTGTTCAAACATAGAGGATGATGACGATGAGTTTCACCCCATCCCTCCAAGCGTGGCCACGACCATCAACACCACTGCGACATCTGAACAGAGCACAGAGTCATGTGACACAAGCCCTGATGTATTATCTCCCACCATAAGCTGCTCTTCTGAAGACCCCTCTCAAGAGAACGATGGCACACCAGCATCCGATAGTCCTGAACAGGCTGTGTTGCGAGATGAGGGTCCAGATTCAGCCGAGATCTAGAATGATATTGCTTAAATTATGTGATCCTACAGCCGGTTGTGTGTGACGTTTACTATAAAGAGGATTGTTAACATTTTGGTGCAAGGCACCAATGTGGCCCTGTAGGTGGATGTTATTAAATTGTCTGTTGCGTTTTATATGGTTGAAGTAGTttttcacccataaatgaagattctgttatttactcactctgttgttttttatttttgtcacaaaAGATGAGTATATTCTaggaatataaatgaaaaagtatcaagttgttccaaacctgaatacatttctttgttctgttgaacacaaagaaagacatttcaaagaatgttagcaactgagaatGAATTAACTTACATAGATGAAAAAATGGAAATCgtagtcaaaggtgcctcagaactgtttgctttgctacgtttttcaaaatatctcaatttttgttcaacagaatgATAACAATGTCCCAGAACTGCTAATATTCTTCCAATATTATTCTTCGTtttgaacagaacaaatacatgtttataggtttggaacaacttagaattttcatttttgggtgaactatccattcaAGACATTGTTTAATATCGTTTTTGATGAGTGagctatttctttaaaatattccTGTGCTGAAAATGGGAAACTTTGCAAGATCAAAACTATTATCCACCATGATTGAGACGGTACTATTcgcagaaataaaataaacatgtcataaaataaatgcattgtcACAATATTTGGAgtgaatttataaatatatatttttttgatcaACAGATTCACTGTATCTATTTAACTACAGTTTTTAACAGAttcactgtatttatttaactaaaatttGTTAAACATGAttacttgaaataaaaaatgatacacGCTTTGTTTTTTCTACAAAGAAAGTActacatttcccacaatgcaacggACCGGAAGCGATCTACTACCAAGCGCTAGCGTCTCTGGAGTcatcttcatatttttttgtccgTTATTTTATTCGTGTAAAACAAGATAGTTCATTTGTAACTTGCCGAAAGCAGAATGGGACATTTAAAATAGCATTACAAGGTAggtagaaaacaaaataaagtgcAAATGATAACCAATACAAATATACGGCTAGCTGTAACGTTAGCTAGCAGCCTGTGTAACCATAGACACAAGTAATCACGTTTGGGCAAATATAACACATTcttcacattattttaatttgattaccAGCAAAAGCAAAACGtaactacataaataaaatcaatatgttAACGTTTTGTTTTAGTATTGTAAGGTAATGACATAGGAAGTGGATATTACTCCTCACAGATGGTTATGATGACTAACGTGGCTTAAAGCGCCAGAACGATGTTGTACATTGACATGCATGAATGACTTGAATTGACAGCCTAAATGAATGAAGAATATAAAAGCGAACAGCTGTGACGATGAGGAGGCTGAACAGAAAGAAAGCTCTGAACTTTGTGAAGGAGTTGGATGCTTTTCCAAAGGTTCCTGAGAGTTATGTCGAGACAACAGCTAGTGGAGGAACTGGTGAGATGTGATCACATGAATATAACATTTAGATCTGCAGCTTAGCATCCATAGACAGTAAAACACAGGGCTGTTTGACATTCATGTCTCAAGTTTATACCCTGAACATGTTCAGAAATCCATGTATGTATATCGTGAGAGAGAGATTATAGGTGTATTGACAAAAAATAGAAGTCTGATTTGTCTTCACACAGTTAAGCAActataacaataattataatgaTTATAGATATGTAATACTATACAgagtaatgtattttatctttGACCCCCAGCATTGCTtcaaatttctcaaaaaatattaatcatttCTTTCTGTGGTTGATCAGTTTCAGTTCTGGCTTTCACGGCAATGGCGCTCTTGGCCTTTTTTGAATTCTTTGTGTACCAGGACACATGGATGAAGTATGAATATGAAGTGGATAAAGATTTTACCAGGTAACTCTTTACTGTTTTCACAACTTGCTAAATAAAGATGTGTTATGGAAACATGAcgcactgattttttttattcctttattttGCAGTAAACTAAGAATTAATATAGATATTACAGTCGCCATGAGGTGCCAATGTAAGTCAGTCTCAGCAAATATTTGTTATGTTATTTATAGTAAATGCTTTGATTCTACTTTTAACCTTACTATGTCTTCACTTTAGTTGTTGGGGCAGATGTGCTGGATCTTGCTGAGACAATGGTAGCATCTGATGGCTTGCAGTACGAACCGGTGAGTATTTTGCTGTTAAGCACAATGTTAGCTGTTTGGAAGTTAGGTTTTATGGTGATTCAATAACAGGTTTTATGATTCTTTCATAGGTTGTTTTTGACCTATCCCCCCAGCAGAGGCTCTGGCAAAGGtatgtttcatttctttatacTGGCTATGTTTCCAAGCCTGTAAAAAGTTAATGTTAGTGGTTTTATGGTCTTAAGTATAAACAGAGCTGTATTTTCATACATAAAGAAGAATATGCCGTTGAGTATGttgctttttcttttgcacCAGAACGCTTTTGCTTATTCAGAATCGTCTGCGTGAGGAACATTCACTTCaagatgttatttttaaaaatgtcatgaaagGTTCACCAACTGCTCTTCCACCCAGGTCAGTATTTCATCTGATCTATAATCCGATTTGCATGTCATAAAATGCAAAGATACAAAACTAGATATGGATTTGGAAATGAATTCTTGTATTTGTCATTGTGTAGGGAAGATGACCCCACTCAGGCTTTAAACGCCTGCCGAATACATGGACATCTTTATGTCAATAAAGTAGCAGGAAATTTCCACATCACTGTTGGCAAGTATGTCTCATTTCACACCTCTAAAATGCGATTTTTAGATAATTTATAGTCAACACCATTACTACTAGTCTACTCAAGACTGTATATATTCTGTTCTCTCAAAATGCTTCATTTATTGGTTCTAGGGCTATTCCACATCCACGAGGTCATGCTCACCTCGCTGCCCTGGTTAGTCATGAAAGTAAGCTTTTTTAAAGATCTTTTTAATTCATTGCTAACACGGTTTTGTTGTTCTCCCATTGGTGTTACATTACcagctgttttttgttttgtgccgATGTCAGTATTTGGAGTATCCGATAATTGCCGGCTCACAAACACATAGCTGTAGAATAGAGGAAGTGGTGCTTATGGTTTTATCTGTATGCCAGATTTGATGCAAAACGTTGTGTGTGCTGCTCAATCGACACCAGAAGGAAACATCTGTTGCtctattaaaagaaaattatgCCATGAATTCAATGTCTGAAGTCAATTtgcaaattaacattttatgtttcagCATATAACTTCTCCCATCGGATAGACCATCTGTCATTTGGAGAAGTAATTCCAGGCATTCTGAATCCATTGGATGGCACAGAGAAAGTGTCCTCAGATCGTAAGTGGAGAGTGAATTCgaatttttatttacattgccAGCAAAATGatcataaatgtttaatacactGTGCGTAATAATGTTTAATTACTGATCagtctgtttttattcaaaaatataatttccatctgtttgtttttagataATCAGATGTTTCAGTACTTTATTACAATTGTGCCCACAAAACTGCAGACGTACAGATTGTCAGCAGACACACACCAGTATTCAGTCACTGAGCGTGTAAGTGAAACTTGCGTaggaattttaaataaaatttgtttacattacatttactctCCTTAAAATTCtctaattgttaaaaaaagatctTGTTCGTAAAGTACACCTACTTTTCAAGGTTAAATCCTACCAATGTCGCCAACCTCGTCTGTTTCCTTTAGGAGCGAGTGATAAACCACGCAGCAGGAAGTCATGGGGTGTCTGGGATCTTTATGAAGTATGACATCAGCTCTCTGATGGTGAAGGTGACTGAACAGCACATGCCGCTTTGGCAGTTTCTCGTGCGACTTTGTGGCATCGTAGGAGGCATTTTCTCAACAACAGGTT
This genomic window contains:
- the edc3 gene encoding enhancer of mRNA-decapping protein 3, producing MASDWVGSLVSIHCGPTLGVYQGQVSSVDQTSQTISLRHPFHNGVKCTVPEVTFSAMDIKDLKILDFHKNLNDIPKQNGPDPNSTSTQHGGRKDKGGGVPVNIAPVTVPNKTETKPQEEGVSPVPHYSKSYGDRNMDMTVQSKGFRRRHNSWSSSRAPNQATPKKNGGLKNGGHMKNKDDECFGDCKDDVPDEDFDFEGNLALFDKAAVFSQIDSSERRGNGARSRGTPGEQTQSRYRHDENIIEAKPVVYRQITVPQPGTKEYSTDSGLVVPSISFELHKRLLAAAESHGLSLERRLEMTGVCTSQMALTLLGGPNRLTPKNVHQRPTVALLCGPHVQGAQGISCGRHLANHEVEVILFLPNFVKMLEAITSELALFRKTGFKLVSNVKDLPDTPVDLVINCLDSHENGFLRDQPWYKTAADWANQNRAPVLSIDPPVSGQAHAVEAKWSLSLGLPLPLSEGAGRVYLCDIGIPRQVFQEVGIKYHSPFGCKFVVPLHSE
- the kxd1 gene encoding kxDL motif-containing protein 1; its protein translation is MEPTASGIFCNRMLSMVNSEDVNAIIQAQRHMLDRFEKTNEMLINFNGLSNVRLQQMNEHFLTHTRTLIEMKKDLDSIFRRIRTLKGKISKQYPEAFRNIDECSNIEDDDDEFHPIPPSVATTINTTATSEQSTESCDTSPDVLSPTISCSSEDPSQENDGTPASDSPEQAVLRDEGPDSAEI
- the ergic2 gene encoding endoplasmic reticulum-Golgi intermediate compartment protein 2, with the translated sequence MRRLNRKKALNFVKELDAFPKVPESYVETTASGGTVSVLAFTAMALLAFFEFFVYQDTWMKYEYEVDKDFTSKLRINIDITVAMRCQFVGADVLDLAETMVASDGLQYEPVVFDLSPQQRLWQRTLLLIQNRLREEHSLQDVIFKNVMKGSPTALPPREDDPTQALNACRIHGHLYVNKVAGNFHITVGKAIPHPRGHAHLAALVSHETYNFSHRIDHLSFGEVIPGILNPLDGTEKVSSDHNQMFQYFITIVPTKLQTYRLSADTHQYSVTERERVINHAAGSHGVSGIFMKYDISSLMVKVTEQHMPLWQFLVRLCGIVGGIFSTTGMLHSLVGSCIDVVCCRFKLGVYKPKSRTILDGHVNSLTPLLTENGEH